The Salvelinus namaycush isolate Seneca chromosome 1, SaNama_1.0, whole genome shotgun sequence genome has a window encoding:
- the zgc:152968 gene encoding RNA exonuclease 1 homolog isoform X1 yields MLSSIGFFAEIDCPFFRRDHCKRPHCLYKHDKDERGMFDNTLCGSPVTAAGVWKTHSTSINGAPQVNEAKDPCLLELERINKEIETVKNEVEKEQRRLSRYQTVQVDSERTGSKKVLIAKSETPGKDLNGNSVKSKHRQSTTVYSPARRKYVVDNSKPRTDLEYDPLSNFSASLRSSGCSEYKPGNEQKVRSGQGVKRTRENVCKEDQTKPPSQEFTASPASSNKLVDDSEEEEGVLIIDIPPLESDIKKCRAQKPCKITTNQSQEIKEEVHTVFVPTVAHAPLSIPLPVSTPGPEVVEVLSPPAVSEIVKDDNLNTYGLSSVSASRENEGEPSAESVFDDLSKCLENLRSESERIVCYQEAEATAESNCVPEPVSLKMSLSSLQTRHHNEPVTTDVNLLMAEPGLLERELAYNCVENSNHLQPNEVSYGHISSLPHNVLVPPSVSSPHKLPIETQRSEQPVAQSSAQSYWSPVQSVSSVPCLQKIPGQAPGLDFALPSPVPVANFVAQAATTVGFTQCQLLYGPTTSGTNGVELQSAPFEQPTVEAMNEHIVIDSSSEELEYSELSDSDTMEECYRIFMEEANKGDEGSTDQACTPVGAVDVETPGLAVKPKPLPGPRKRVAHVSRYTEPPVGKSKAQVIVPFRGGAPQLSNPSKIHQLQQRASVLSAALKGGQAFISSNAQRKMVMLPSPAHQASHQATHHPVQYLIHQPTHQTTMQNSCVNVIPVGTAIQVGNNLHFILPEGSYTLPITSANSPVTPVHTPVHTPVTPVPVQPQPTAYIPAKPIPTKRKAKTRPEVSAKVPHDVRQRYVNLFVEEFLKTSVTVQDAFEKALAEEKTVYDRSINKLKYLSVAVNALKRLKNQSTVSVKAGNETNVQLSKGNIPLNEKALWANGDVALYDSLKEHILSEEILTENNYPLQHPEKSGSAILYREDYKKAITDSLKRICCRCGATYSVNQVGKHTRKEECNYHYGKGVEKKVPGGVETRYSCCEGVAGCPGCQVFKLHVHDAVSLDGFVSTRPRPASDKGCPGVFSVDCEMCYTTQGLELARVTVVNSSLQVIYDTFVKPDNDVIDYNTRFSGINEADVKGTSSSIRDVQETLLSFVSAETILIGYGLESDLCALKLLHGTVVDTSVSFPHRLGLPHKMTLHNLTADYLRRIIQESGGSNTNKSGSGEDVHLLCVIKVFFFLYCQTDHGEIRETCCMNVLNEKYFTIPILSIHYILKMFLEH; encoded by the exons ATGTTGTCTTCCATTGGGTTCTTCGCTGAAATAGACTGTCCATTTTTCAGACGTGACCACTGTAAGCGGCCCCACTGTCTGTACAAGCATGACAAAGACGAGCGAGGAATGTTTGACAACACCCTGTGTGGCTCACCGGTAACAGCAGCAG GTGTTTGGAAAACTCATTCCACTTCCATCAATGGAGCCCCACAGGTCAATGAAGCCAAAGACCCTTGCCTTTTGGAGTTGGAGAGGATCAACAAAGAAATTGAGACTGTGAAGAATGAGGTTGAGAAGGAGCAAAGGAGATTATCTCGTTACCAAACTGTGCAGGTGGACAGTGAAAGAACAGGGTCCAAGAAAGTCTTGATTGCCAAATCTGAAACACCAGGTAAAGATCTGAATGGAAATAGCGTAAAGTCTAAACACAGGCAGTCAACTACAGTCTATTCTCCTGCCCGGAGGAAGTATGTGGTTGACAATTCCAAACCCAGGACTGATTTGGAATACGACCCCTTGTCCAACTTCTCAGCTTCTTTGCGATCTAGTGGTTGTTCTGAGTACAAACCAGGTAATGAGCAGAAAGTGAGAAGTGGGCAAGGTGTGAAGAGGACGAGAGAGAATGTTTGTAAGGAGGACCAAACTAAGCCACCTTCTCAAGAGTTCACTGCCTCACCAGCTAGTAGTAACAAGTTAGTTGATGACtctgaagaagaagaaggggTCCTCATCATTGATATTCCACCTCTGGAGAGCGATATAAAGAAGTGTCGGGCTCAGAAGCCCTGTAAGATCACCACAAACCAATCACAGGAAATCAAAGAGGAAGTCCACACTGTTTTTGTTCCTACTGTGGCTCATGCTCCACTTAGTATTCCACTTCCTGTGTCCACTCCTGGTCCTGAAGTAGTCGAAGTCCTATCCCCACCTGCAGTGTCTGAGATTGTGAAAGATGATAATCTCAACACTTATGGCCTATCTAGTGTTTCCGCTAGTCGGGAAAATGAAGGTGAACCCAGTGCTGAGAGTGTATTCGATGACTTGTCCAAATGCTTGGAAAACCTGAGGAGTGAAAGTGAGAGAATAGTTTGTTACCAAGAGGCTGAAGCCACTGCGGAAAGCAATTGTGTCCCAGAACCTGTGTCTCTCAAAATGAGTCTATCATCCTTACAGACACGTCACCATAATGAGCCAGTTACGACTGATGTCAACTTACTGATGGCAGAACCTGGATTGCTTGAACGTGAGCTTGCCTACAACTGTGTTGAGAACAGTAACCATCTTCAACCCAATGAAGTCTCATATGGACATATATCTTCACTACCGCATAATGTTTtagtccctccctctgtctcctcccccCATAAACTCCCCATTGAGACCCAGAGAAGTGAGCAGCCAGTAGCACAGAGCTCTGCTCAGAGTTACTGGTCACCTGTACAAAGTGTATCATCAGTGCCATGTCTGCAGAAAATACCAGGCCAAGCGCCAGGGCTTGATTTTGCCCTGCCTAGTCCAGTTCCGGTAGCAAATTTTGTAGCGCAAGCGGCCACTACCGTGGGTTTCACCCAATGCCAGCTGTTATATGGGCCAACTACGTCAGGGACTAATGGAGTAGAATTACAATCTGCTCCTTTTGAGCAGCCTACTGTGGAAGCAATGAATGAACACATTGTTATTGATTCAAGTTCTGAGGAGCTCGAGTATTCAGAGTTATCTGATAGTGACACAATGGAGGAATGCTATCGTATCTTCATGGAGGAAGCCAACAAGGGTGATGAGGGATCGACAGACCAGGCTTGTACACCT GTAGGAGCTGTGGATGTGGAGACACCAGGGTTAGCAGTGAAACCCAAACCGTTGCCAGGACCCAGGAAGAGGGTGGCCCATGTGTCCAGATATACTGAG CCACCGGTGGGCAAAAGCAAAGCCCAGGTGATCGTTCCTTTCCGAGGAGGAGCCCCCCAGTTGTCCAACCCCTCTAAGATCCATCAACTGCAGCAGAGGGCCTCCGTTTTGTCCGCTGCTCTGAAAGGAGGCCAGGCGTTCATCTCCTCCAACGCACAGAGAAAAATGGTGATGCTGCCTTCTCCTGCTCATCAGGCCAGTCATCAGGCCACCCACCATCCAGTTCAATACCTCATTCACCAGCCAACTCACCAAACTACTATGCAAAACT CCTGTGTGAACGTCATACCTGTGGGAACAGCCATCCAGGTGGGCAACAACCTGCACTTCATCCTCCCAGAGGGAAGCTACACTCTGCCCATCACTTCAGCTAATTCTCCAGTCACCCCAGTCCATACCCCGGTCCATACTCCAGTTACCCCTGTTCCTGTACAACCTCAGCCTACTGCCTATATCCCTGCTAAG CCCATTCCTACCAAACGAAAAGCCAAGACGCGTCCTGAGGTCAGCGCCAAAGTCCCACATGACGTACGGCAGCGCTATGTAAACCTGTTTGTAGAGGAATTCCTCAAAACGTCCGTCACTGTACAAGATGCTTTTGAAAAG GCTCTTGCTGAGGAGAAGACTGTGTATGATCGCAGCATCAACAAACTCAAGTATCTGAGTGTTGCAGTGAATGCACTGAAGAGGCTGAAGAACCAGAGCACCGTCTCTGTCAAAG CTGGAAATGAAACTAATGTCCAGCTGTCCAAAGGAAATATTCCACTCAATGAAAAAGCACTTTGGGCAAATG GAGATGTTGCATTGTATGACAGTTTGAAGGAGCACATTCTGTCAGAGGAGATATTGACGGAGAATAACTATCCTCTTCAGCACCCAGAGAAATCTGGCAGTGCCATACTGTACCGTGAAGACTATAAAAAGGCAATCACTGATT CTTTGAAGAGGATTTGCTGTCGGTGTGGGGCCACTTACTCTGTGAACCAAGTGGGAAAGCACACTCGCAAGGAGGAGTGCAACTACCACTATGGGAAAGGAGTTGAGAAGAAGG TTCCAGGTGGAGTAGAAACCCGCTACAGCTGCTGTGAAGGTGTGGCTGGGTGCCCTGGATGCCAAGTCTTCAAG CTGCATGTCCATGATGCAGTTAGCCTGGATGGCTTTGTCAGTACCCGTCCTAGGCCTGCCTCTGACAAGGGATGCCCGGGTGTGTTCTCAGTCGACTGTGAAATG TGCTATACCACTCAAGGTCTAGAGCTGGCCAGAGTGACTGTTGTTAACTCCAGTTTGCAGGTCATCTATGACACCTTTGTGAAACCTGATAATGACGTCATTGACTACAACACCAG gttttcaggCATCAATGAAGCTGATGTGAAAGGAACAAGCTCGTCCATCCGAGACGTTCAGGAGACTCTACTGAGCTTTGTCAGTGCAGAGACTATACTGATCGGCTACGGCTTGGAATCTGACCTCTGTGCACTGAAG CTGCTCCATGGCACCGTGGTGGACACCTCTGTGTCGTTCCCCCACCGCCTGGGCCTGCCTCATAAGATGACCCTCCACAATCTGACAGCAGACTACCTCAGGAGGATCATCCAGGAGAGTGGTGGGTCAAATACAAACAAGTCTGGCAGTGGGGAGGATGTCCATCTACTGTGTgtcattaaagtttttttttttttatactgtcAAACTGATCATGGTGAAATCAGGGAGACATGTTGCATGAATGTTCTTAATGAAAAATATTTCACAATTCCAATTCTGTCCATTCACTATATTTTAAAAATGTTCTTAGAACACTAA
- the zgc:152968 gene encoding RNA exonuclease 1 homolog isoform X3 has protein sequence MLSSIGFFAEIDCPFFRRDHCKRPHCLYKHDKDERGMFDNTLCGSPVTAAGVWKTHSTSINGAPQVNEAKDPCLLELERINKEIETVKNEVEKEQRRLSRYQTVQVDSERTGSKKVLIAKSETPGKDLNGNSVKSKHRQSTTVYSPARRKYVVDNSKPRTDLEYDPLSNFSASLRSSGCSEYKPGNEQKVRSGQGVKRTRENVCKEDQTKPPSQEFTASPASSNKLVDDSEEEEGVLIIDIPPLESDIKKCRAQKPCKITTNQSQEIKEEVHTVFVPTVAHAPLSIPLPVSTPGPEVVEVLSPPAVSEIVKDDNLNTYGLSSVSASRENEGEPSAESVFDDLSKCLENLRSESERIVCYQEAEATAESNCVPEPVSLKMSLSSLQTRHHNEPVTTDVNLLMAEPGLLERELAYNCVENSNHLQPNEVSYGHISSLPHNVLVPPSVSSPHKLPIETQRSEQPVAQSSAQSYWSPVQSVSSVPCLQKIPGQAPGLDFALPSPVPVANFVAQAATTVGFTQCQLLYGPTTSGTNGVELQSAPFEQPTVEAMNEHIVIDSSSEELEYSELSDSDTMEECYRIFMEEANKGDEGSTDQACTPVGAVDVETPGLAVKPKPLPGPRKRVAHVSRYTEPPVGKSKAQVIVPFRGGAPQLSNPSKIHQLQQRASVLSAALKGGQAFISSNAQRKMVMLPSPAHQASHQATHHPVQYLIHQPTHQTTMQNSCVNVIPVGTAIQVGNNLHFILPEGSYTLPITSANSPVTPVHTPVHTPVTPVPVQPQPTAYIPAKPIPTKRKAKTRPEVSAKVPHDVRQRYVNLFVEEFLKTSVTVQDAFEKALAEEKTVYDRSINKLKYLSVAVNALKRLKNQSTVSVKAGNETNVQLSKGNIPLNEKALWANGDVALYDSLKEHILSEEILTENNYPLQHPEKSGSAILYREDYKKAITDFPGGVETRYSCCEGVAGCPGCQVFKLHVHDAVSLDGFVSTRPRPASDKGCPGVFSVDCEMCYTTQGLELARVTVVNSSLQVIYDTFVKPDNDVIDYNTRFSGINEADVKGTSSSIRDVQETLLSFVSAETILIGYGLESDLCALKLLHGTVVDTSVSFPHRLGLPHKMTLHNLTADYLRRIIQESGGSNTNKSGSGEDVHLLCVIKVFFFLYCQTDHGEIRETCCMNVLNEKYFTIPILSIHYILKMFLEH, from the exons ATGTTGTCTTCCATTGGGTTCTTCGCTGAAATAGACTGTCCATTTTTCAGACGTGACCACTGTAAGCGGCCCCACTGTCTGTACAAGCATGACAAAGACGAGCGAGGAATGTTTGACAACACCCTGTGTGGCTCACCGGTAACAGCAGCAG GTGTTTGGAAAACTCATTCCACTTCCATCAATGGAGCCCCACAGGTCAATGAAGCCAAAGACCCTTGCCTTTTGGAGTTGGAGAGGATCAACAAAGAAATTGAGACTGTGAAGAATGAGGTTGAGAAGGAGCAAAGGAGATTATCTCGTTACCAAACTGTGCAGGTGGACAGTGAAAGAACAGGGTCCAAGAAAGTCTTGATTGCCAAATCTGAAACACCAGGTAAAGATCTGAATGGAAATAGCGTAAAGTCTAAACACAGGCAGTCAACTACAGTCTATTCTCCTGCCCGGAGGAAGTATGTGGTTGACAATTCCAAACCCAGGACTGATTTGGAATACGACCCCTTGTCCAACTTCTCAGCTTCTTTGCGATCTAGTGGTTGTTCTGAGTACAAACCAGGTAATGAGCAGAAAGTGAGAAGTGGGCAAGGTGTGAAGAGGACGAGAGAGAATGTTTGTAAGGAGGACCAAACTAAGCCACCTTCTCAAGAGTTCACTGCCTCACCAGCTAGTAGTAACAAGTTAGTTGATGACtctgaagaagaagaaggggTCCTCATCATTGATATTCCACCTCTGGAGAGCGATATAAAGAAGTGTCGGGCTCAGAAGCCCTGTAAGATCACCACAAACCAATCACAGGAAATCAAAGAGGAAGTCCACACTGTTTTTGTTCCTACTGTGGCTCATGCTCCACTTAGTATTCCACTTCCTGTGTCCACTCCTGGTCCTGAAGTAGTCGAAGTCCTATCCCCACCTGCAGTGTCTGAGATTGTGAAAGATGATAATCTCAACACTTATGGCCTATCTAGTGTTTCCGCTAGTCGGGAAAATGAAGGTGAACCCAGTGCTGAGAGTGTATTCGATGACTTGTCCAAATGCTTGGAAAACCTGAGGAGTGAAAGTGAGAGAATAGTTTGTTACCAAGAGGCTGAAGCCACTGCGGAAAGCAATTGTGTCCCAGAACCTGTGTCTCTCAAAATGAGTCTATCATCCTTACAGACACGTCACCATAATGAGCCAGTTACGACTGATGTCAACTTACTGATGGCAGAACCTGGATTGCTTGAACGTGAGCTTGCCTACAACTGTGTTGAGAACAGTAACCATCTTCAACCCAATGAAGTCTCATATGGACATATATCTTCACTACCGCATAATGTTTtagtccctccctctgtctcctcccccCATAAACTCCCCATTGAGACCCAGAGAAGTGAGCAGCCAGTAGCACAGAGCTCTGCTCAGAGTTACTGGTCACCTGTACAAAGTGTATCATCAGTGCCATGTCTGCAGAAAATACCAGGCCAAGCGCCAGGGCTTGATTTTGCCCTGCCTAGTCCAGTTCCGGTAGCAAATTTTGTAGCGCAAGCGGCCACTACCGTGGGTTTCACCCAATGCCAGCTGTTATATGGGCCAACTACGTCAGGGACTAATGGAGTAGAATTACAATCTGCTCCTTTTGAGCAGCCTACTGTGGAAGCAATGAATGAACACATTGTTATTGATTCAAGTTCTGAGGAGCTCGAGTATTCAGAGTTATCTGATAGTGACACAATGGAGGAATGCTATCGTATCTTCATGGAGGAAGCCAACAAGGGTGATGAGGGATCGACAGACCAGGCTTGTACACCT GTAGGAGCTGTGGATGTGGAGACACCAGGGTTAGCAGTGAAACCCAAACCGTTGCCAGGACCCAGGAAGAGGGTGGCCCATGTGTCCAGATATACTGAG CCACCGGTGGGCAAAAGCAAAGCCCAGGTGATCGTTCCTTTCCGAGGAGGAGCCCCCCAGTTGTCCAACCCCTCTAAGATCCATCAACTGCAGCAGAGGGCCTCCGTTTTGTCCGCTGCTCTGAAAGGAGGCCAGGCGTTCATCTCCTCCAACGCACAGAGAAAAATGGTGATGCTGCCTTCTCCTGCTCATCAGGCCAGTCATCAGGCCACCCACCATCCAGTTCAATACCTCATTCACCAGCCAACTCACCAAACTACTATGCAAAACT CCTGTGTGAACGTCATACCTGTGGGAACAGCCATCCAGGTGGGCAACAACCTGCACTTCATCCTCCCAGAGGGAAGCTACACTCTGCCCATCACTTCAGCTAATTCTCCAGTCACCCCAGTCCATACCCCGGTCCATACTCCAGTTACCCCTGTTCCTGTACAACCTCAGCCTACTGCCTATATCCCTGCTAAG CCCATTCCTACCAAACGAAAAGCCAAGACGCGTCCTGAGGTCAGCGCCAAAGTCCCACATGACGTACGGCAGCGCTATGTAAACCTGTTTGTAGAGGAATTCCTCAAAACGTCCGTCACTGTACAAGATGCTTTTGAAAAG GCTCTTGCTGAGGAGAAGACTGTGTATGATCGCAGCATCAACAAACTCAAGTATCTGAGTGTTGCAGTGAATGCACTGAAGAGGCTGAAGAACCAGAGCACCGTCTCTGTCAAAG CTGGAAATGAAACTAATGTCCAGCTGTCCAAAGGAAATATTCCACTCAATGAAAAAGCACTTTGGGCAAATG GAGATGTTGCATTGTATGACAGTTTGAAGGAGCACATTCTGTCAGAGGAGATATTGACGGAGAATAACTATCCTCTTCAGCACCCAGAGAAATCTGGCAGTGCCATACTGTACCGTGAAGACTATAAAAAGGCAATCACTGATT TTCCAGGTGGAGTAGAAACCCGCTACAGCTGCTGTGAAGGTGTGGCTGGGTGCCCTGGATGCCAAGTCTTCAAG CTGCATGTCCATGATGCAGTTAGCCTGGATGGCTTTGTCAGTACCCGTCCTAGGCCTGCCTCTGACAAGGGATGCCCGGGTGTGTTCTCAGTCGACTGTGAAATG TGCTATACCACTCAAGGTCTAGAGCTGGCCAGAGTGACTGTTGTTAACTCCAGTTTGCAGGTCATCTATGACACCTTTGTGAAACCTGATAATGACGTCATTGACTACAACACCAG gttttcaggCATCAATGAAGCTGATGTGAAAGGAACAAGCTCGTCCATCCGAGACGTTCAGGAGACTCTACTGAGCTTTGTCAGTGCAGAGACTATACTGATCGGCTACGGCTTGGAATCTGACCTCTGTGCACTGAAG CTGCTCCATGGCACCGTGGTGGACACCTCTGTGTCGTTCCCCCACCGCCTGGGCCTGCCTCATAAGATGACCCTCCACAATCTGACAGCAGACTACCTCAGGAGGATCATCCAGGAGAGTGGTGGGTCAAATACAAACAAGTCTGGCAGTGGGGAGGATGTCCATCTACTGTGTgtcattaaagtttttttttttttatactgtcAAACTGATCATGGTGAAATCAGGGAGACATGTTGCATGAATGTTCTTAATGAAAAATATTTCACAATTCCAATTCTGTCCATTCACTATATTTTAAAAATGTTCTTAGAACACTAA
- the zgc:152968 gene encoding RNA exonuclease 1 homolog isoform X2, translating to MLSSIGFFAEIDCPFFRRDHCKRPHCLYKHDKDERGMFDNTLCGSPVTAAGVWKTHSTSINGAPQVNEAKDPCLLELERINKEIETVKNEVEKEQRRLSRYQTVQVDSERTGSKKVLIAKSETPGKDLNGNSVKSKHRQSTTVYSPARRKYVVDNSKPRTDLEYDPLSNFSASLRSSGCSEYKPGNEQKVRSGQGVKRTRENVCKEDQTKPPSQEFTASPASSNKLVDDSEEEEGVLIIDIPPLESDIKKCRAQKPCKITTNQSQEIKEEVHTVFVPTVAHAPLSIPLPVSTPGPEVVEVLSPPAVSEIVKDDNLNTYGLSSVSASRENEGEPSAESVFDDLSKCLENLRSESERIVCYQEAEATAESNCVPEPVSLKMSLSSLQTRHHNEPVTTDVNLLMAEPGLLERELAYNCVENSNHLQPNEVSYGHISSLPHNVLVPPSVSSPHKLPIETQRSEQPVAQSSAQSYWSPVQSVSSVPCLQKIPGQAPGLDFALPSPVPVANFVAQAATTVGFTQCQLLYGPTTSGTNGVELQSAPFEQPTVEAMNEHIVIDSSSEELEYSELSDSDTMEECYRIFMEEANKGDEGSTDQACTPVGAVDVETPGLAVKPKPLPGPRKRVAHVSRYTEPPVGKSKAQVIVPFRGGAPQLSNPSKIHQLQQRASVLSAALKGGQAFISSNAQRKMVMLPSPAHQASHQATHHPVQYLIHQPTHQTTMQNSCVNVIPVGTAIQVGNNLHFILPEGSYTLPITSANSPVTPVHTPVHTPVTPVPVQPQPTAYIPAKPIPTKRKAKTRPEVSAKVPHDVRQRYVNLFVEEFLKTSVTVQDAFEKALAEEKTVYDRSINKLKYLSVAVNALKRLKNQSTVSVKAGNETNVQLSKGNIPLNEKALWANGDVALYDSLKEHILSEEILTENNYPLQHPEKSGSAILYREDYKKAITDSLKRICCRCGATYSVNQVGKHTRKEECNYHYGKGVEKKVPGGVETRYSCCEGVAGCPGCQVFKLHVHDAVSLDGFVSTRPRPASDKGCPGVFSVDCEMCYTTQGLELARVTVVNSSLQVIYDTFVKPDNDVIDYNTRFSGINEADVKGTSSSIRDVQETLLSFVSAETILIGYGLESDLCALKLLHGTVVDTSVSFPHRLGLPHKMTLHNLTADYLRRIIQESVGGHDSAEDAAACMELMLWKVKEDGKTKRW from the exons ATGTTGTCTTCCATTGGGTTCTTCGCTGAAATAGACTGTCCATTTTTCAGACGTGACCACTGTAAGCGGCCCCACTGTCTGTACAAGCATGACAAAGACGAGCGAGGAATGTTTGACAACACCCTGTGTGGCTCACCGGTAACAGCAGCAG GTGTTTGGAAAACTCATTCCACTTCCATCAATGGAGCCCCACAGGTCAATGAAGCCAAAGACCCTTGCCTTTTGGAGTTGGAGAGGATCAACAAAGAAATTGAGACTGTGAAGAATGAGGTTGAGAAGGAGCAAAGGAGATTATCTCGTTACCAAACTGTGCAGGTGGACAGTGAAAGAACAGGGTCCAAGAAAGTCTTGATTGCCAAATCTGAAACACCAGGTAAAGATCTGAATGGAAATAGCGTAAAGTCTAAACACAGGCAGTCAACTACAGTCTATTCTCCTGCCCGGAGGAAGTATGTGGTTGACAATTCCAAACCCAGGACTGATTTGGAATACGACCCCTTGTCCAACTTCTCAGCTTCTTTGCGATCTAGTGGTTGTTCTGAGTACAAACCAGGTAATGAGCAGAAAGTGAGAAGTGGGCAAGGTGTGAAGAGGACGAGAGAGAATGTTTGTAAGGAGGACCAAACTAAGCCACCTTCTCAAGAGTTCACTGCCTCACCAGCTAGTAGTAACAAGTTAGTTGATGACtctgaagaagaagaaggggTCCTCATCATTGATATTCCACCTCTGGAGAGCGATATAAAGAAGTGTCGGGCTCAGAAGCCCTGTAAGATCACCACAAACCAATCACAGGAAATCAAAGAGGAAGTCCACACTGTTTTTGTTCCTACTGTGGCTCATGCTCCACTTAGTATTCCACTTCCTGTGTCCACTCCTGGTCCTGAAGTAGTCGAAGTCCTATCCCCACCTGCAGTGTCTGAGATTGTGAAAGATGATAATCTCAACACTTATGGCCTATCTAGTGTTTCCGCTAGTCGGGAAAATGAAGGTGAACCCAGTGCTGAGAGTGTATTCGATGACTTGTCCAAATGCTTGGAAAACCTGAGGAGTGAAAGTGAGAGAATAGTTTGTTACCAAGAGGCTGAAGCCACTGCGGAAAGCAATTGTGTCCCAGAACCTGTGTCTCTCAAAATGAGTCTATCATCCTTACAGACACGTCACCATAATGAGCCAGTTACGACTGATGTCAACTTACTGATGGCAGAACCTGGATTGCTTGAACGTGAGCTTGCCTACAACTGTGTTGAGAACAGTAACCATCTTCAACCCAATGAAGTCTCATATGGACATATATCTTCACTACCGCATAATGTTTtagtccctccctctgtctcctcccccCATAAACTCCCCATTGAGACCCAGAGAAGTGAGCAGCCAGTAGCACAGAGCTCTGCTCAGAGTTACTGGTCACCTGTACAAAGTGTATCATCAGTGCCATGTCTGCAGAAAATACCAGGCCAAGCGCCAGGGCTTGATTTTGCCCTGCCTAGTCCAGTTCCGGTAGCAAATTTTGTAGCGCAAGCGGCCACTACCGTGGGTTTCACCCAATGCCAGCTGTTATATGGGCCAACTACGTCAGGGACTAATGGAGTAGAATTACAATCTGCTCCTTTTGAGCAGCCTACTGTGGAAGCAATGAATGAACACATTGTTATTGATTCAAGTTCTGAGGAGCTCGAGTATTCAGAGTTATCTGATAGTGACACAATGGAGGAATGCTATCGTATCTTCATGGAGGAAGCCAACAAGGGTGATGAGGGATCGACAGACCAGGCTTGTACACCT GTAGGAGCTGTGGATGTGGAGACACCAGGGTTAGCAGTGAAACCCAAACCGTTGCCAGGACCCAGGAAGAGGGTGGCCCATGTGTCCAGATATACTGAG CCACCGGTGGGCAAAAGCAAAGCCCAGGTGATCGTTCCTTTCCGAGGAGGAGCCCCCCAGTTGTCCAACCCCTCTAAGATCCATCAACTGCAGCAGAGGGCCTCCGTTTTGTCCGCTGCTCTGAAAGGAGGCCAGGCGTTCATCTCCTCCAACGCACAGAGAAAAATGGTGATGCTGCCTTCTCCTGCTCATCAGGCCAGTCATCAGGCCACCCACCATCCAGTTCAATACCTCATTCACCAGCCAACTCACCAAACTACTATGCAAAACT CCTGTGTGAACGTCATACCTGTGGGAACAGCCATCCAGGTGGGCAACAACCTGCACTTCATCCTCCCAGAGGGAAGCTACACTCTGCCCATCACTTCAGCTAATTCTCCAGTCACCCCAGTCCATACCCCGGTCCATACTCCAGTTACCCCTGTTCCTGTACAACCTCAGCCTACTGCCTATATCCCTGCTAAG CCCATTCCTACCAAACGAAAAGCCAAGACGCGTCCTGAGGTCAGCGCCAAAGTCCCACATGACGTACGGCAGCGCTATGTAAACCTGTTTGTAGAGGAATTCCTCAAAACGTCCGTCACTGTACAAGATGCTTTTGAAAAG GCTCTTGCTGAGGAGAAGACTGTGTATGATCGCAGCATCAACAAACTCAAGTATCTGAGTGTTGCAGTGAATGCACTGAAGAGGCTGAAGAACCAGAGCACCGTCTCTGTCAAAG CTGGAAATGAAACTAATGTCCAGCTGTCCAAAGGAAATATTCCACTCAATGAAAAAGCACTTTGGGCAAATG GAGATGTTGCATTGTATGACAGTTTGAAGGAGCACATTCTGTCAGAGGAGATATTGACGGAGAATAACTATCCTCTTCAGCACCCAGAGAAATCTGGCAGTGCCATACTGTACCGTGAAGACTATAAAAAGGCAATCACTGATT CTTTGAAGAGGATTTGCTGTCGGTGTGGGGCCACTTACTCTGTGAACCAAGTGGGAAAGCACACTCGCAAGGAGGAGTGCAACTACCACTATGGGAAAGGAGTTGAGAAGAAGG TTCCAGGTGGAGTAGAAACCCGCTACAGCTGCTGTGAAGGTGTGGCTGGGTGCCCTGGATGCCAAGTCTTCAAG CTGCATGTCCATGATGCAGTTAGCCTGGATGGCTTTGTCAGTACCCGTCCTAGGCCTGCCTCTGACAAGGGATGCCCGGGTGTGTTCTCAGTCGACTGTGAAATG TGCTATACCACTCAAGGTCTAGAGCTGGCCAGAGTGACTGTTGTTAACTCCAGTTTGCAGGTCATCTATGACACCTTTGTGAAACCTGATAATGACGTCATTGACTACAACACCAG gttttcaggCATCAATGAAGCTGATGTGAAAGGAACAAGCTCGTCCATCCGAGACGTTCAGGAGACTCTACTGAGCTTTGTCAGTGCAGAGACTATACTGATCGGCTACGGCTTGGAATCTGACCTCTGTGCACTGAAG CTGCTCCATGGCACCGTGGTGGACACCTCTGTGTCGTTCCCCCACCGCCTGGGCCTGCCTCATAAGATGACCCTCCACAATCTGACAGCAGACTACCTCAGGAGGATCATCCAGGAGAGTG TGGGTGGCCATGACTCAGCAGAAGATGCTGCTGCCTGTATGGAGCTCATGCTGTGGAAGGTCAAAGAAGATGGCAAAACTAAACGATGGTGA